One genomic segment of Mycolicibacterium psychrotolerans includes these proteins:
- a CDS encoding substrate-binding domain-containing protein has protein sequence MRLLTKIAAMASAGVVGAALTACGAGDTTTNSDTKRIGVSVYDMSSFITAGKEGMEAYAKDNNIELVWNSANLDVSTQADQVDSMVNQGVDAIIVVPIQADSLGPQVATAKSKGIPLVAVNAALNNPDVAASVQPDDVAAGEQEMQMMADRLGGKGNIVILQGPLGQSGELDRTKGINNVLAKYPDIKVLAKDTANWKRDEAVNKMKNWISGFGPQINAVVAENDDMGLGALQALKETGRNDVPIVGIDGIEDGLNAVKSGEFIGTSLQNGTVELSAGLAVANALAKKEQVNTKPVYVMPAITKENVDVAMQHVVTDRQKFLDGLSDLTTQNLKTGDIAYEGIPGQKQP, from the coding sequence ATGAGATTGCTCACCAAGATCGCGGCGATGGCCTCGGCGGGTGTGGTCGGTGCCGCGCTGACTGCCTGTGGCGCCGGCGACACGACGACCAACAGCGACACCAAGCGCATCGGTGTCTCGGTGTACGACATGAGCTCGTTCATCACCGCAGGCAAGGAGGGCATGGAGGCCTACGCGAAGGACAACAACATCGAACTGGTGTGGAACTCCGCCAATCTCGATGTGTCCACCCAGGCCGACCAGGTCGACTCGATGGTCAACCAGGGTGTCGACGCGATCATCGTCGTTCCCATCCAGGCGGATTCGCTCGGACCGCAGGTCGCCACCGCGAAGTCCAAGGGCATCCCGCTGGTCGCGGTCAACGCGGCGCTGAACAACCCGGATGTCGCGGCCAGCGTGCAGCCCGACGACGTGGCCGCCGGTGAGCAGGAGATGCAGATGATGGCCGACCGCCTCGGCGGCAAGGGCAACATCGTGATCCTTCAGGGGCCACTGGGGCAGTCCGGTGAGCTGGACCGCACGAAGGGCATCAACAACGTGCTGGCGAAGTACCCGGACATCAAGGTGCTGGCCAAGGACACGGCCAACTGGAAGCGCGACGAGGCCGTCAACAAGATGAAGAACTGGATCTCCGGCTTCGGCCCGCAGATCAACGCCGTCGTCGCCGAGAACGACGACATGGGCCTCGGGGCGCTGCAGGCGCTCAAGGAAACCGGCCGCAACGACGTGCCGATCGTGGGCATCGACGGCATCGAGGACGGCCTCAACGCGGTCAAGAGCGGTGAGTTCATCGGCACCTCGCTGCAGAACGGCACCGTGGAGCTCTCCGCCGGCCTGGCCGTCGCGAACGCACTGGCCAAGAAGGAACAGGTGAACACCAAGCCGGTGTACGTGATGCCGGCCATCACGAAGGAGAACGTCGACGTCGCGATGCAGCACGTGGTGACCGACCGGCAGAAGTTCCTCGACGGGCTGTCCGATCTGACCACCCAGAACCTCAAGACCGGCGACATCGCCTACGAGGGGATTCCGGGCCAGAAGCAGCCCTGA
- a CDS encoding ABC transporter permease, with protein sequence MSTDVDSSAQPPGPSAAPTVASPITGEPVKLFSRQWFSGVLLRYSMVIVVLLVIAYFSYRSARFSTPDNLVTILVAAAPFALIALGQTLVILTGGIDLSVGSVIAVSAMSAAATAKANPGQVWLTVLVAMLVGLAVGCLNGFLVSRINVPPFIATLGTLTAGSGMAYVIGGGAPINGLPAEFGSIANTKIFGLQIPVLLMIFGIIALAIIMKRTTYGMRVYAVGGNRNAAEIAGINAKNVLFSVYAISGLLAGLSGVMLASRVISGPPNLGQGYELDAIAAVVIGGASLMGGRGSIWGTALGLFMIMTLNNGLDILVVPAYWQDVIKGVLIVAAVAVDVWSSRRRT encoded by the coding sequence ATGAGCACCGACGTCGACAGCAGCGCCCAGCCGCCCGGTCCGTCGGCGGCTCCGACCGTGGCCTCGCCGATCACCGGCGAGCCCGTGAAACTGTTCTCCCGACAGTGGTTCTCGGGTGTCCTGCTGCGTTACTCGATGGTCATCGTGGTGCTGCTGGTGATCGCGTACTTCAGCTACCGCAGCGCGCGCTTCTCCACGCCCGACAACCTGGTCACCATCCTGGTCGCCGCGGCTCCGTTCGCGCTCATCGCGCTCGGCCAGACGCTGGTGATCCTGACCGGGGGCATCGATCTGTCGGTGGGCAGCGTGATCGCGGTGTCGGCGATGTCGGCAGCGGCGACCGCGAAGGCCAATCCCGGTCAGGTCTGGCTGACCGTGCTGGTGGCGATGCTGGTCGGGCTCGCGGTGGGCTGCCTGAACGGATTCCTGGTGTCGCGCATCAACGTTCCACCGTTCATCGCGACACTGGGCACGCTCACGGCGGGGTCGGGCATGGCCTACGTGATCGGCGGCGGCGCACCCATCAACGGGTTGCCCGCGGAGTTCGGCTCGATCGCCAACACCAAGATCTTCGGTCTGCAGATCCCGGTGCTGTTGATGATCTTCGGCATCATCGCGCTGGCCATCATCATGAAGCGCACCACCTACGGCATGCGCGTGTACGCGGTGGGCGGCAACCGCAACGCCGCCGAGATCGCCGGGATCAACGCCAAGAACGTGTTGTTCAGCGTCTACGCCATCTCCGGTCTGCTCGCCGGGCTCTCGGGCGTCATGCTGGCCTCCCGCGTGATCTCGGGTCCGCCGAACCTCGGACAGGGCTACGAACTGGACGCCATCGCCGCCGTCGTGATCGGCGGCGCGAGCCTGATGGGTGGACGCGGCAGCATCTGGGGCACGGCGCTGGGCCTGTTCATGATCATGACGCTGAACAACGGCCTGGACATCCTCGTCGTGCCGGCGTACTGGCAGGACGTCATCAAGGGCGTGCTGATCGTCGCCGCGGTCGCCGTCGACGTGTGGTCCTCCAGGAGGCGCACCTGA
- a CDS encoding sugar ABC transporter ATP-binding protein: MTPPLLRCSDIHKSFGGVPVLEGITLDLEPGTVTALAGENGAGKSTLMKIISGQYSADHGTVTVGDTALAHGNTRDAVRHGVAIVPQELASIENMTVYENLFVGREVTVGPFLNRRAMVDQAREALAVFGVQIDPSAKMGSLPVGLRQIVEIVKAASTGAQVVMLDEPTSAISEREVEGLYKVVRRLREHGVAMVYTTHKMAEIRAIADRVVVLRDGGLILDEPIADVTDDDIVTAMIGRELDALFPERPSPGTEPVLEVRDLQVDGAAGPVSFTVNAGEIVGLAGLVGAGRTELLEAVFGARSSTAGQITVRGKAVKRNHPAAAITAGMAMVPEDRKLSGVVLSMSVLDNGTLPRLSSFSLAGWLRAKARNKAVSDVMSSVRLKTRGLSQEVGTLSGGNQQKVVLARWLTGDVNVLLLDEPTRGVDVGARSEIYRIVTEFAANGMAVLMASSDMPEIVGLSHRAFVMRGGTFVGELDRDALDHPEVQESVFRLATALDTKPSTPTTTTQQEAS; the protein is encoded by the coding sequence ATGACCCCGCCTTTGTTGCGCTGCAGCGACATCCACAAGAGCTTCGGCGGGGTGCCGGTGCTCGAGGGCATCACGCTGGATCTGGAACCGGGCACCGTGACCGCGCTGGCCGGCGAGAACGGCGCGGGCAAGTCCACGTTGATGAAGATCATCAGCGGGCAGTACAGCGCCGACCACGGCACCGTCACGGTCGGCGACACCGCGCTGGCGCATGGCAACACCAGGGATGCGGTGCGCCACGGCGTCGCTATCGTGCCGCAGGAGCTGGCGTCGATCGAGAACATGACCGTCTACGAGAACCTGTTCGTGGGACGGGAAGTCACGGTCGGGCCGTTCCTGAACCGGCGCGCGATGGTCGATCAGGCCCGCGAGGCGCTCGCGGTGTTCGGGGTCCAGATCGACCCGTCGGCGAAGATGGGCAGCCTGCCCGTGGGGCTGCGCCAGATCGTCGAGATCGTCAAGGCGGCAAGCACCGGCGCGCAGGTGGTGATGCTCGACGAACCCACCTCCGCGATCTCCGAGCGTGAGGTCGAGGGGCTCTACAAGGTGGTGCGCCGGCTGCGCGAGCACGGCGTCGCGATGGTCTACACGACACACAAGATGGCCGAGATCCGCGCCATCGCCGACCGGGTGGTGGTGCTGCGCGACGGCGGACTGATCCTCGACGAACCGATCGCCGACGTCACCGACGACGACATCGTCACCGCGATGATCGGCCGGGAACTCGACGCACTGTTCCCCGAGCGCCCGAGCCCGGGCACCGAACCGGTGCTCGAGGTACGCGACCTGCAGGTCGACGGCGCCGCGGGTCCGGTGTCGTTCACCGTGAACGCCGGCGAGATCGTCGGGCTGGCCGGACTCGTCGGCGCCGGGCGCACCGAGCTGCTCGAGGCCGTCTTCGGCGCGCGCAGCAGCACCGCCGGCCAGATCACGGTGCGCGGCAAGGCCGTCAAACGCAATCACCCCGCCGCGGCGATCACCGCGGGCATGGCGATGGTGCCCGAGGACCGCAAGCTCTCCGGAGTCGTGCTGTCGATGAGTGTGCTCGACAACGGCACGCTGCCGCGGCTGTCGTCGTTCTCGTTGGCCGGCTGGCTGCGCGCGAAAGCCCGCAACAAGGCGGTGTCCGACGTGATGTCCTCGGTGCGGCTCAAGACCCGCGGGCTGAGCCAGGAGGTCGGCACGCTCTCCGGCGGCAACCAGCAGAAGGTGGTGCTGGCGCGCTGGCTCACCGGCGACGTCAACGTGCTGCTGCTCGACGAACCGACCCGCGGCGTCGACGTCGGCGCGCGCAGCGAGATCTACCGCATCGTCACCGAATTCGCGGCGAACGGCATGGCGGTGCTGATGGCGTCGTCGGACATGCCCGAGATCGTCGGGCTCTCGCACCGCGCCTTCGTCATGCGCGGCGGCACCTTCGTCGGCGAACTCGACCGCGACGCCCTCGACCACCCCGAGGTCCAGGAATCGGTGTTCCGCCTCGCCACCGCACTCGACACCAAGCCATCGACACCCACGACCACCACGCAGCAGGAGGCATCATGA